The nucleotide window GAGTAGTTATAATTCGAAAGCGGTTACGGTTAGTCAGCCTAGAGTAACTACGGTTGGGCAATAAGATTCTCAAAAGCAGGGATCTAGTTCGAGACAGAATTCTGAAAAGGTCTCATTTACGCCTATCCCAGTGATGTATCGGGAGCTTTATCAAAGTTTATTCAATGCACATGCAATAGCTCCTTTTCATTTGAAACCGTTACAAcccccatatcccaaatggtatgatgcaaacacCAAATGTGAGTACCATGCAGGGATATCGGGGTATTCAATTGAAAATTGCACTGGTTTTAAGAAGGCAGTGGAAAGACTAATCAAGATGGGGGTCGTAAAATTTGACGACACCCTTAGTACAGAGAACCCGTTGCCAAATCATGATGATCAAGGGGTAAATACAGTTAGGGATACTGGTATGAGAAGGGTTAAAAAGGGCGTGGCCGAAGCGAGAACACCGATGAAAATGATTTgggaagaaatggtgaaaagagAGATGATAATCTCTAAAGAAAGGAATAGAGGAGTGAGAGACTACTGCGAATTCCATGCTGAAGAGGGACACGAGATCCAGGAATGTGACGAGTTTAAGGCCTTAGTACAAAGCCTTATagataataaggagctggaattttATAAATCTAGCTCAGATAAGGGACGGATATGCACATTAGAAGATGGACCGAAGAATCAAAATCGGCCAAGGATCATTATTTCTTTACCAAGAAATAATGAAGTTGAAATACGAACGGTACCGAAAGTCTTTATTCATAAACCtgtttcctttccttataaggagAACAAGAGGGTACCTTGGAATTATAGTTGCAATGTGACAATGCCGGAGAAGGAGGATATAGCAGGTGCTTTTGAGGAGATTCAAGGTAAGGGTTCTTACACACTAGTGGGAAGCCTTATGATGCAGAAGGCGTCAGAGTGAAGCCTGCAAAAGCAAAAGCTTGTGACAAAGGAAAGGGGACTGAAATATTGGTTAATGGGccagtgaaggaagaagaagccAGAGAATTTCTAAAATTCTTGAAACACAGTGAGTACAGTGTAGTTGAGCATTTGCGCAAACAACCAACTCGTATATCAGTATTGGCTTTGCTTCTGAGTTCGGAGGTACATCGTGAGGCGTTAATGAAGGTGCTCAACGAGACTTATGTTACTAATGATATATCCATCAACAAGTTGGATCGATTGTTTAGTAACAtaagtgctgacaatttcatttatttcaacgaTGATGAAATCCCACATGGAGGCATGAGATCAGCTAAGGCTTTGCACATTACCACTCGCTGCAAAGGATATACATTTTCGAGTGTGCTTATTAATAATTGGTCAGCCTTAAATGTCATGCCGTTGTCTACATTGAACATATTACCCATTGATAGTTCTCACACGAAAACATGCCATaatgtagtgagagcatttgatggcacggagAGAAAGGTCATGGGAAGAATTGATATTCCTTTGATGATTGGGCCAAACACGTATGAGGTGGACTTTTAGTGATGGACATCATGCCCTCTTACAATTGCCTGTTGGGGAGGCCTTGGATACATtcggcaggagcggtgccctcatCTCTGCACCAGAAATTGAAGTTAGTAGCTGACGGATAGTTGGTCACCATAaatgcggaggaggacattatagcaaCAGTTACCAGTGACGCACCCTATGTAGAAGCAAATGAGGAGGCCATTGAATGCTCTTTCCGTTCATTAGAGTTCTTCAATCAACATTCATCTTAGAGGGGAATGAGGTGCCGGTGCCTAGGATATCCAGAACCACAAGAATAGGTTTACAGATGACAGTAGGGAAAGAAGCCTTGCCAGGAAAAGGATTGGGAAGATATCTCCAAAGAGGGATTCAAGATCCTGAATTAAAGGAGAAAAGAGACCGTTTTGGCCTGAGTTTCAGGCCAGATTACAAGCAGAGGAGGAAAGAAATAGAGAAGCGCCAAGAAAGAATAATGGCACGTTTAGATGGAAGAGAGGTAGAGTGGGAACTGATGACATTCCCCCATATATCTCAAACCTTTATATCAAGAGGGATGATTCTTCCTGAGAGAGGATTGCTCGAAAAAGGAGGTTATCACATCAATGTTGTGCATAATGAAGAGTTTGAAtgaggaaaccttgagggcattcgcccttacgaaccaggaagctctttaaacaattgggttgcagaagaacttcctgtagtttttaaagaTTCTTCAGAGTAATTTTTAGAACACTCTTATTGCTCTAAAGCttaggagt belongs to Gossypium arboreum isolate Shixiya-1 chromosome 7, ASM2569848v2, whole genome shotgun sequence and includes:
- the LOC128295418 gene encoding uncharacterized protein LOC128295418, encoding MIGRTTKSFADIVMAGEMIENAIRGGKIEGETTKRSASRKKDNEGSSSRQNSEKVSFTPIPVMYRELYQSLFNAHAIAPFHLKPLQPPYPKWYDANTKCEYHAGISGYSIENCTGFKKAVERLIKMGVVKFDDTLSTENPLPNHDDQGVNTVRDTGMRRVKKGVAEARTPMKMIWEEMVKREMIISKERNRGVRDYCEFHAEEGHEIQECDEFKALVQSLIDNKELEFYKSSSDKGRICTLEDGPKNQNRPRIIISLPRNNEVEIRTVPKVFIHKPVSFPYKENKRVPWNYSCNVTMPEKEDIAGAFEEIQEGVRVKPAKAKACDKGKGTEILVNGPVKEEEAREFLKFLKHSEYSVVEHLRKQPTRISVLALLLSSEVHREALMKVLNETYVTNDISINKLDRLFSNISADNFIYFNDDEIPHGGMRSAKALHITTRCKGYTFSSVLINNWSALNVMPLSTLNILPIDSSHTKTCHNVVRAFDGTERKVMGRIDIPLMIGPNTVLQSTFILEGNEVPVPRISRTTRIGLQMTVGKEALPGKGLGRYLQRGIQDPELKEKRDRFGLSFRPDYKQRRKEIEKRQERIMARLDGREVEWELMTFPHISQTFISRGMILPERGLLEKGGYHINVVHNEEFE